From bacterium:
TTATTAATGAATATTCGTGGGTAACTGTGATATTTGGTTATTTTGTTCTTGGTATCTGGTATTGGTGTACAGATCAAACTATTGTACAAAAAGTTTTGGGTGCAAAGACTGAGAAGGATGGCAGGGACGGTGCAATTTTTGCTGGTTTTCTCAAAATCCTACCGGTTTTTATCATGGTCTTTCCTGGTGTCATTGCCTATCTCCTCTTTAAAGATAAAATTACGGATCCTAATAGTTCATTATTAGTAATGATGAAAAATTTATTACCCACAGGTCTTCGCGGTCTAATGGCAGCTGGCCTTCTGGCTGCTTTGATGAGTACAATTGAAGCGGCTCTTAACAGTACAGCAACAGTAACTGCGGAGGATATTGTAAAACGATTGCGTCCAAAGACTACGGATCGTTCACTAGTGCTTATTGGCAGGATTACAGCAGTTGTAGTCATATTATTAGCAATGGCCTGGTCAACTCAGGGTGGGAGATTTGAAAGTATTTTTGTTGCTATTAACAAAATTCCTATGATGTTCGCGCCTGCTATTACAACTGTTTTTGTCATGGGAGTATTCTGGAAACGTGGAACTAAAGAAGCAGCAGTAACAACTCTCATTGTTGGAGCAATAGTTGGTGCTCTCTATTTTTTGATTGATCTTCCGTTGTTTGGTGATGTTCAGCCTATAACGGATCCGGTAAATGGGTTGGGAATTCCATATATGTTGGCCGGGTTAATTCTCTGGGCAATGTGCAATGTTGTGTATATTACAGTTAGTTTATTTACTCCAAAGCCAAGTGAAGAACATTTAAAAAATCTCTCTTGGGATCATCCGTTTCAGTTTATTACGGAGGGTAAAATTTCAGGTATCACTGACCCACGGATCATGGCATTGATGCTTTTTGTTATTATGTTTATTCTTTATATGATTTTCCATTGATGTAGATTGTATTATTTGCTTATTTGCCATTTTGAGCAGAGTTCCTTGTCAAATATTTGTTAGATAGAAGTAAATTTTTAACGATAGGAGTTAAGGTATGAGGCAGGCAGTTATGATGGAACCGGGAAAGATAGAATTCCAGAATGTCCCGGAACCAACATATGGTGATAACGAAGTGCTCCTTCGCATTAAGCGTATAGGTGTTTGCGGATCTGATATACACGTTTGGCATGGCAAGCATCCGTTTACTCCATATCCTGTTGTGCAAGGGCACGAGTATTCAGGACAAGTTGAAGCTGTGGGAAAGAATGTAACTAAAGCAAAGCCTGGAATGCGGGCTACAGGCCGCCCTCAATTGGTTTGCGGAAAGTGCGGCCCATGCAGGCGTGGAGATTATAATGTATGTGAGAATCTTCGTGTGCAGGGCTTTCAGGCGCCTGGATGTGCTCAAGATTTATTTGTAGTACCAGAGGATAGATTGGCAGTTTTTCCTGATTCTATGACTTTTGAACAGGGTGCACTAATAGAACCAGCTGCTGTTGGTGCCCATTCAACAGGCAGAGTCAGCAATCTCAATGGCAAAAATGTGATTATAACAGGAGCAGGAACTATTGGTAATATGGTTGCACAGTTCGTTAAAGCTCGAGGTGCTGCTAAGGTCATGATTACAGATATCAGTCATTATCGTCTGGATATTGCTAAAGCCTGTGGTATACAATACACAGTGAACACAGCCGAGGAATCCTTTGAAGATGCAATTAAACGAGTATTTGGCGATGAAGGATTCCAAATTGGACTTGAGGCTGCTGGTGTGCCTGCTACAATTACAGATCTAATAAAATATATTGAAAAAGGCGGTGAGATTGTTATTCTGGGTGTGTATGAAAAGAATCCTACTATTAATATGGGATTTGTCGGAGAACATGAACTTAAGCTTATCGGGTCACTTATGTATAAACATGAGGATTATGAAAAGGCAATTGATTTCATATCTTCTGGGAAAATTATAACTGATCCTTTGGTTACAAAACATTTCCCTTTTGAATTTTATACAGATGCTTATCGTTACATTGATTCTCAAATAGATAAAACTATGAAGGTTATGATAGATGTCAATTAATAATTTAAGAAGAAAATTGTTTTATGAATGATTTA
This genomic window contains:
- a CDS encoding alcohol dehydrogenase catalytic domain-containing protein, producing MRQAVMMEPGKIEFQNVPEPTYGDNEVLLRIKRIGVCGSDIHVWHGKHPFTPYPVVQGHEYSGQVEAVGKNVTKAKPGMRATGRPQLVCGKCGPCRRGDYNVCENLRVQGFQAPGCAQDLFVVPEDRLAVFPDSMTFEQGALIEPAAVGAHSTGRVSNLNGKNVIITGAGTIGNMVAQFVKARGAAKVMITDISHYRLDIAKACGIQYTVNTAEESFEDAIKRVFGDEGFQIGLEAAGVPATITDLIKYIEKGGEIVILGVYEKNPTINMGFVGEHELKLIGSLMYKHEDYEKAIDFISSGKIITDPLVTKHFPFEFYTDAYRYIDSQIDKTMKVMIDVN
- a CDS encoding sodium:solute symporter translates to MENVGQNLSIIDLTVIIVYLLGILIIGILSGYKKNTSSEQFFLAGKSLKWPMIGAALLTSNISTIHLVGLAADGYRVGLVVGNFEWMAAFTLIILGLVFVPFYFRSKIQTLPQYLEKRYNPTARTILAFIAIFSALLIHIGISLYAGAKVMESFFGVNMYLSITVIAVITATYTILGGLKAVVVTDTIQAVLLLSGAAILTIIGLSHLPGIGIHNLSELRAAVKPEQMNMIHSFRNPGTGFINEYSWVTVIFGYFVLGIWYWCTDQTIVQKVLGAKTEKDGRDGAIFAGFLKILPVFIMVFPGVIAYLLFKDKITDPNSSLLVMMKNLLPTGLRGLMAAGLLAALMSTIEAALNSTATVTAEDIVKRLRPKTTDRSLVLIGRITAVVVILLAMAWSTQGGRFESIFVAINKIPMMFAPAITTVFVMGVFWKRGTKEAAVTTLIVGAIVGALYFLIDLPLFGDVQPITDPVNGLGIPYMLAGLILWAMCNVVYITVSLFTPKPSEEHLKNLSWDHPFQFITEGKISGITDPRIMALMLFVIMFILYMIFH